TTGGTCGCCAAGCCCGATCCCGCACCCATTGGCAAGACGTACAAGTCCCTGTGGCCCAAGATTGCCACGGCCCTCGCGAAGCGGTCCCCCGAAGGCATGCAGCGGGCGCTCGCCAAGGGGGCCTTGTCGATGCGTGTCGCGGGACGGACGGTGAAGATCACGCCCGACATGGTTCGGTTCGAGCGGAAGCTGCCCGAGGCGGTCGCCCTGGTCCGGACCCCGTACGGGGAACTCTACCTCGACCTCCGCATCACGCCGGAGATCCAGGCCGAGGCGTACGCTCGCGAGGTGATCCGCCGCATCCAACAGATGCGCAAGGACATGAACCTCGACGTAGACGACTACGTGGTCACCTCCCTGAAGGCGAGCGGAGCGCTCGCGGCCGCCCTCGAGTCCCAACGGGACCTGGTCGCCCGGGAGACGCGATCCCGGATCCTCACGCTCGGGGACCGCGACGTCCAAGGCGAGGTCGTCGTCGAGTGGAACGACGTCGACGGCCAGAACGTCACGATCGGGCTCACCCCCCTCCACATGACGGAGGCGCTGCGAGAATTCACGCGGTTACCTGGGCTCAGCACGGCGAAGGCCATGCTCTTGTTCGATGCGGGCTACAAGAGCGTGGCCGCGCTGCGTGCCGCCTCCCGCGGCGAGCTCGCCGCGATCGAGGGACTCGACCCTCAGGATCCGATCCGGATCGTCGAGGCGCTCGCCCAGCCGGGCGATGCCTCGGTTCCGTGCCCCGTCTGCGAGGCTCCCGTGGCCAAGGGCGCACGCCGATGCGCGCGGTGCGGCGAGCCCGTGAGCGGGGAGACCGTTTCGTGCCCCCGCTGCAACACGCCCGTGCCGCCCGGCTTGGAGTCCTGCCCGGTGTGCGGCCTCGTGCTCTCGGTCCCCAGCGCGCCGCGTCCCGGGCCCTCGCGGGTCGCGTGCGCGGCTTGCGGCGAGTACATTCCCGTGGGCTCCGACGTCTGCCCCTCCTGCGGCGCTCGCCAGAAGCCGCCTGCGAGTCCCGCGCCGCATCCCGCGGCGCAGGGGAAACCGCGTCTCCGAACCGCCTCCACGTACCTCGTGGTAGGCGAACAAACCGACGCGGCGTACCGGCTGTTCGAGGAAGCCTTGGCCGCGGGCCAGCGGGGGCTCTGCCTCACGCGCGTCTATCCCCAGCGGCTCCGGGAGCGCTACGCCGCGGCGGAGGTGTCCGTCCTGTGGCTGAGCAACGTGGGCAAGGAGGACGCGATCCGTCCCAAGGACCTCGAGAAACTCTCCCTTGCGGTGGAGCAGTTCGTTGCGCGGGAGCACGGGGCGGTCCTCCTTGACGGCGTGGAGTACCTCGTCACGAACAACAACTTCTTGACCGTCCTGCGGCTCGTCCAGGCGATGCGGGACCAGGTGGCCATCCACAACGGCACCCTGCTCATCTCCGTGAGTCCCACGGCCCTCGAGAGCCACCAGCTCACGCTCCTGGAGCGCGAGGTGGACCAGGTCATCGGCTCGACTTCGGCTCCGGCGGCATGAGGGATTGGACCAAGGGGCCGAACTCGCAGTTCCGGAGGATCTCCGTGGCGCCGGTCAGTCCGACGGAGACCTCGGGGTCGCCTGCAAGGTGGCCGCGTTCCTTGAAATGCTTCGTGAGACCCGCGTTCAGGACGGAGAACTCCTCGTAGGACTTCGAGGTGCCCAGGACCACGGCTTCGGCATCGTCGGACACCAGGAAGAACGTCGGGGAGGATCGGAGGAGTCGCTCGAAGGCGTCGGTCCGGGTGCGAAGGGACGACGAGGGCGTGAACCGCGCGAAGGCGGTGATGTAGAGCTCGAACCCGAGGAGGCGCAGGTTCGGGATCCGCACGGTGCGGAGGAGGCCCTCCTCCTCGAATTCGCGCCGCATCTTCGAGACCGCTTGGCGGGACACCTTCACGCGCTGGGCGAGCGCCTTGTCGCTCAGCTCGGGGAAGCGGACGAGCCCTTTGAGGACCTCCGTCTCCTTCCGCGTGAGTTCGATGTCCCCCGACTTCGCATGCTCCATCCGAAGCAGGATCCGGTCTTCGATGCCGAACGCGAGGGCGAGGGGGTGGCTGTAATCGAAGAAGGCCGGCAGGATGGACAGGCTCATGGGGAACACGCTCAGGGTGACGTCCCGCTCCCCCAGCAACTTGGACCGGTCCAGCGCCAGCCGCAGCTCGTCGACCTGACGACGGGCCGTCGTATAGTCGTGCGCGAATCCCAGGAACGACATCTGGTCCGAGGAGGCGACGATGTGGAAGAGGTCCGGGAAGCGGTCCTTGATGAGGTCGCGGAGCCGCGCCGCCGCCGGCCCGCCCTGTGCCATGTCGAGCCGGGCAAAGCCGCCGATCAGGAGTTCCCATCCCAGGCGGTGCATCATAGGGACGCGTCGGGTCACGAAGTAGTCCGCGTGGCGGAGCCGGCGCCGGATCGCCGTGACCGTGGACACCTTCACGCCCAGGAGCTCCGAGAGCTCACGATCGTTGAGTATCGGATGGCGAACGAGTCCGTGGAGCACCTGCTTCTCGTTCGCGGTGAGTCCTCGCTTGGCCATGGGGCCGCGGAGCAGGTTCCCCGTTTCTTAACCTTTACGCAAGTACTCGCCGGACAAAAGTCTATCTAAGACGTCCCCGAGCCGGGGCACCGTGTCCAAATTCGCAAGGTCCCCGGGCCGGATCCATCGGTACTCGAGGTTCTCCCAGTCCAGGTGAACCCGCCGGGACGGCACGTCGAAGAGGAACGGATGGACCTGGAAGGCCGTGCCCTCGTGCCGCGTGTACAAAGGTTCCGCGGCTCTCCGGAACCTGGCGCCTCGGAGGCCCGTTTCCTCGCGGACCTCCTGGGCCGCACGGGCCCTAGGATCCTCGCGGCCCTCAATGTACCCCGACACGGCGGACCAGCGCCCGCGGAAGGTCCCGACCCGCTGACTCCGGCGCACGACGAGGAACCTCCCGCGGTTCCGAAGGAAGGCACTGACCACGGGGCGCCGCACGACGTCGGGCAGTTCGATCCGTCCGCGGTCCGCGTCGACCCGCACGCGGTCTCCCGAGACGAACACGCCGAGGTCGACGCGGTCCACCATGGGCACGCCGGCGAGGATCGCCCCCGTGGCCACGATGGCCTCCGCCCGTTCGTTGAGCATCGCGGCGGGTCCCAGGCCCCGCTTGGCCAACCCGTAGATGGCGTACGAGCCCACCGTGCTCCCCTTCCCCTGGGGGAACGCAAACACGCGTCCGGCGAGGCGTTCCCCCCGGCAGCCGGTGCCCGCATCCAGGATATCCCCGGTGGCGGGATCCGCACCACCTACGAACGAGAAGGGCGCGGCGCTCACGAGGGCGACGCCCGCGGCCTTTCCGGGAGCGATCGGGCGACCCCGCAGCCTCATGCGTATCGCTCCAACAGGCTCTCGACGTCGTCCAGAATGACCTTCTGCCGGCAGAGGCTGGGCAGGTAGTAGGCTCCCTTCCCGGAGGGCGTGGCGACCGTGGTGAAGCGGTGCTCAAGCAGGGTGACCTCCAAGCACGTGTCCGCCAGGACGCGGCCGCCCGCGCGCTCGATGGAGGCGACCGCCTCGGGGCACGCGTCCCGCACGAGGCGGCTCGTGAACACCCAGACGGGAATCCGCGGCGGCGTCCGGTCCACGAGGGCGGCGATCGACCGAAGCTCGTCGGGAGAGAGCTGCGGCGATCCCAAGGCGATCAGCTCGGCTTCGTTGCCGTCCGAGTAGTGGCGCCGCGTCTCCTCCAAATCGTCCGGGGTGACGATTACCTTCCGGAGCCCTCGGATCCTGGTGCGCTTCCACTCCGGCGTGATGCCTTCGAGATGGAACATGCCCACGCTCCCCGCGGATGCGGCCGCAGCACCCAGCCACTTGAGGTCCCCCTCCGTGGCCCGGAAGCCCCGGAAGAACGGGATGCCGTCGCCTGCCTCCTTGCCCGCCAGGAGGCCCAGCAGGGAGAACCCGATGCCGTCGAGGCGGGCGCGCACGTCGAAGACGACCGTGGGCTGCCGCTCCGCGTCCTGGTGGAGCCCGTAGTCGGGCGTCGCACCCACGATCGCGGCCGCCAGGGCGGACGGACCCCCTTCGCGGTTCGTGCGGGCCCCGAGGACGGAGTTCGCGAAGCACACCGCGTTGGACTCGGACCAGGCGACGTGCTCGCCGAGCGCAGGCCGTACGCCCAGCAGGTACGGGGTGCACGAATAGACAGGCCGCACGCCCATGGTCTCGTAGGCCCGGGCGACACGGGCCTGTTTCTCCGCGAACTCCGGGGGCACACCCAGCTCCCGCCATTGACGCAGGTCCGTGCCGAGCGGATTCACGGTCGTGGGCACGACGAACCGCGCGTCCTTCGCAAAGTCCTCGAGGAACTCGAGACCCGGATCGCCGATGAGCTTGAACGAGGCGCCCGAGACATGGGCGGAGGTGACCGGGACGAGTCTCTGAGCGTCGTAGAGATTCCCGAGGGACACCAGGAGTCGGAGGGCCGTCTGCTGGGCCGGGGTCCCCCGGTCACGCAAGCGCCTTTGCGTCGCGGTCAGGCGCACCTAAACCTCCTCCGAGACAAGGAGCGTCGCGATTCGGCGGATCTCCTCGGGCTTCGCAGGATACGCCTTGAGCTTGACCTGCACGTCGATCGTGTCCGCTTCTCTCGCTGGGACGAGCATCCCCTGGAACGCCTTCTGCTTGTCGATGCGGAGATGGAGGATCCCATCGTCGTCCACGCGGGAGTCGACCGCATTGCGGAGTGCGGCCACCAGGCCCGCCTCCGACCATTGGCTCCAGACCGCGCGGACGTCCGCCGGTGCATCGACCCTCCGTGTGAGGATGACCAGGGGGTTCCCGTGCTCTCCTTCGAGGGCGCGGCGGGTCGTCGCGCCCTTCGGAACGGCGGTCTCCAGCGCGAGGGCCACGCGGGACTCCTCTTCCGTGGCGTGGCAGAAAGCCCTCGCCACGATCCAGTGGATGGGCAGGCTAGCCATCGAGCTTCCTCAGCGCCTTCCGGACGTCCGCGTAGAAGTCCGGGAGCGTCCCCTCGTTCACGATCCGCACGTCCGCGGCCGCGATGACCTCCTCGAGCCCCCATCCGCGCTCGCGGGCATCCCGCCGGAGGAACTCCTCCCAGCTCGTCGCATCGTCGGGGCGACGGCGGCGCTGGACCCGCGCCCAGCGCGTTTCGGGCGCCGCGTCCACCGCGAAGACCACCAGGCCGGGACCGAATGCTCTCCGGAACACGGCCAGCTCCGCCGGGCTCCGTAGCCCGTCGACGCACACGCAGTCCGCGATCACGAGGGGAAGGGTCCGCTCGGCCCAGACCGCCTGCCCATGCTTCTGCCGCTCTTCGTGGGCCATGCCTCCGACCGCGGCGTCCGTCATGGAGAGCCCGCGCCGCTTCGCTTCCGCGCGGACCACGTCCCCCATGCGAACGATCCGGTAGCCTTCCTCCGTGGCCACCTTCTGGAACTCCTCCTTGCCCGCCGCGGGCATCCCGGTCACGCAGATGACCCTCAACGGGTGTGCGCAACCTGACCCAGGCCATAAGCGTTTCCCGCGGTACAGAGAGCCCCACCTCTCGGCCGCCTGCCCGAAGGGGCCGACAGGCTCGCGCCATCCGATTTCGAATCGATGCACGACAAACTAGATATATCCAGGTCCCGTAGGTCCCCACCGGGAGTGCGGCTATGCCCCTCGAGTTGGACCTCAAACAGCTCCGGTTCGGGACCGAGCTGCTCAAACGCGGCTTCGCGAAGATGCAGAAGGGTGGCGTGATCATGGACGTCACCAACGCGGAGCAGGCCGCCATCGCCGAGGAGGCGGGGGCCGTGGCGGTCATGGCCCTCGAGCGCGTCCCCGCGGACATCCGGGCCGCCGGCGGGGTGGCGCGGATGGCGGACCCGACCAAGATCCAGGAGATCATGGACGCGGTCACGATCCCGGTCATGGCGAAGTGCCGGATCGGCCATGTGGCCGAGGCGCGGGCCCTGGAAGCCCTCGGCGTCGACATGATCGACGAGTCCGAGGTCCTGACCCCCGCGGATCCGTTCTTCCATGTGAACAAGCGCGAGTTCGGCGTGCCGTTCGTCTGCGGTTGCCGCAACCTCGGCGAGGCCGTCCGCCGGATCTACGAGGGCGCCGCGATGATCCGGACCAAGGGTGAGGCGGGCACGGGCGACGTGGTCGAGGCCACACGTCACGTCTGGACGGTCAACCAGGCCATCACGGAGCTCAAGTCTCACGACAAGGAGAAGCTGTACGCGGTTGCGACCAAGTTCTCCGAGAACTATGCGAAGCTCCTGAAGGAGGTCCGGACGATCGCGGGTGAGGACGCCGAGGTCCAGGAGGCCGACGTGGTCTTCGCGGGAAAGAACCTCGACGAGGTCACGGAGGGCCTGTTCCAGATCCTCACGGAGATCAAGAAGATCCGCCGGCTCCCGGTCGTCAAC
This Thermoplasmata archaeon DNA region includes the following protein-coding sequences:
- a CDS encoding RNA-binding domain-containing protein; this encodes MASLPIHWIVARAFCHATEEESRVALALETAVPKGATTRRALEGEHGNPLVILTRRVDAPADVRAVWSQWSEAGLVAALRNAVDSRVDDDGILHLRIDKQKAFQGMLVPAREADTIDVQVKLKAYPAKPEEIRRIATLLVSEEV
- a CDS encoding DUF835 domain-containing protein, whose translation is LVAKPDPAPIGKTYKSLWPKIATALAKRSPEGMQRALAKGALSMRVAGRTVKITPDMVRFERKLPEAVALVRTPYGELYLDLRITPEIQAEAYAREVIRRIQQMRKDMNLDVDDYVVTSLKASGALAAALESQRDLVARETRSRILTLGDRDVQGEVVVEWNDVDGQNVTIGLTPLHMTEALREFTRLPGLSTAKAMLLFDAGYKSVAALRAASRGELAAIEGLDPQDPIRIVEALAQPGDASVPCPVCEAPVAKGARRCARCGEPVSGETVSCPRCNTPVPPGLESCPVCGLVLSVPSAPRPGPSRVACAACGEYIPVGSDVCPSCGARQKPPASPAPHPAAQGKPRLRTASTYLVVGEQTDAAYRLFEEALAAGQRGLCLTRVYPQRLRERYAAAEVSVLWLSNVGKEDAIRPKDLEKLSLAVEQFVAREHGAVLLDGVEYLVTNNNFLTVLRLVQAMRDQVAIHNGTLLISVSPTALESHQLTLLEREVDQVIGSTSAPAA
- a CDS encoding NUDIX domain-containing protein translates to MRRPVVSAFLRNRGRFLVVRRSQRVGTFRGRWSAVSGYIEGREDPRARAAQEVREETGLRGARFRRAAEPLYTRHEGTAFQVHPFLFDVPSRRVHLDWENLEYRWIRPGDLANLDTVPRLGDVLDRLLSGEYLRKG
- a CDS encoding AAA family ATPase, whose protein sequence is MRVICVTGMPAAGKEEFQKVATEEGYRIVRMGDVVRAEAKRRGLSMTDAAVGGMAHEERQKHGQAVWAERTLPLVIADCVCVDGLRSPAELAVFRRAFGPGLVVFAVDAAPETRWARVQRRRRPDDATSWEEFLRRDARERGWGLEEVIAAADVRIVNEGTLPDFYADVRKALRKLDG
- a CDS encoding helix-turn-helix domain-containing protein — encoded protein: MAKRGLTANEKQVLHGLVRHPILNDRELSELLGVKVSTVTAIRRRLRHADYFVTRRVPMMHRLGWELLIGGFARLDMAQGGPAAARLRDLIKDRFPDLFHIVASSDQMSFLGFAHDYTTARRQVDELRLALDRSKLLGERDVTLSVFPMSLSILPAFFDYSHPLALAFGIEDRILLRMEHAKSGDIELTRKETEVLKGLVRFPELSDKALAQRVKVSRQAVSKMRREFEEEGLLRTVRIPNLRLLGFELYITAFARFTPSSSLRTRTDAFERLLRSSPTFFLVSDDAEAVVLGTSKSYEEFSVLNAGLTKHFKERGHLAGDPEVSVGLTGATEILRNCEFGPLVQSLMPPEPKSSR
- a CDS encoding aconitase X catalytic domain-containing protein yields the protein MRLTATQRRLRDRGTPAQQTALRLLVSLGNLYDAQRLVPVTSAHVSGASFKLIGDPGLEFLEDFAKDARFVVPTTVNPLGTDLRQWRELGVPPEFAEKQARVARAYETMGVRPVYSCTPYLLGVRPALGEHVAWSESNAVCFANSVLGARTNREGGPSALAAAIVGATPDYGLHQDAERQPTVVFDVRARLDGIGFSLLGLLAGKEAGDGIPFFRGFRATEGDLKWLGAAAASAGSVGMFHLEGITPEWKRTRIRGLRKVIVTPDDLEETRRHYSDGNEAELIALGSPQLSPDELRSIAALVDRTPPRIPVWVFTSRLVRDACPEAVASIERAGGRVLADTCLEVTLLEHRFTTVATPSGKGAYYLPSLCRQKVILDDVESLLERYA
- the pdxS gene encoding pyridoxal 5'-phosphate synthase lyase subunit PdxS, yielding MPLELDLKQLRFGTELLKRGFAKMQKGGVIMDVTNAEQAAIAEEAGAVAVMALERVPADIRAAGGVARMADPTKIQEIMDAVTIPVMAKCRIGHVAEARALEALGVDMIDESEVLTPADPFFHVNKREFGVPFVCGCRNLGEAVRRIYEGAAMIRTKGEAGTGDVVEATRHVWTVNQAITELKSHDKEKLYAVATKFSENYAKLLKEVRTIAGEDAEVQEADVVFAGKNLDEVTEGLFQILTEIKKIRRLPVVNFAAGGVATPADAALMMIMGCDGVFVGSGIFKSEDPEKRGRAIVDAVAHFDDPNVVAEVSKGLGLPMKGTDAKALPVEARLQDRGW